One Bacillus sp. FJAT-52991 genomic region harbors:
- the tsf gene encoding translation elongation factor Ts — translation MAITAQMVKELREKTGAGMMDCKKALTETNGDMEKAIDFLREKGIAKAAKKADRIAAEGTTFIKAEGNEAVILEVNSETDFVAKNEGFQQLVKELADHLLASKPASIEEAHDQTMSNGKTVSEQINEAVAKIGEKLTLRRFEIVTKGDNDAFGAYLHMGGRIGVLTLLEGTTDEEAAKDVAMHAAALSPKYISRDAVSQEEVEREREVLTQQALNEGKPENIVAKMVEGRISKFFEDICLVDQTFVKNPDQKVGQFVASKGGTVKALVRYAVGEGIEKRQDNFAEEVMSQVKK, via the coding sequence ATGGCAATTACTGCACAAATGGTAAAAGAACTTCGTGAAAAAACAGGCGCAGGCATGATGGACTGTAAAAAAGCTTTAACAGAAACAAACGGGGATATGGAGAAAGCTATTGACTTCCTTCGTGAAAAAGGAATCGCTAAAGCAGCTAAAAAAGCGGACCGTATTGCTGCTGAAGGTACAACTTTCATCAAAGCTGAAGGTAACGAAGCAGTGATCTTAGAAGTAAACTCTGAAACAGATTTCGTTGCAAAAAACGAAGGCTTCCAACAGCTTGTAAAAGAATTAGCGGATCACTTATTAGCAAGCAAACCAGCTTCTATCGAAGAAGCGCATGACCAAACAATGAGCAATGGCAAAACAGTGTCTGAGCAAATCAACGAAGCAGTCGCTAAAATTGGTGAAAAATTAACATTACGCCGTTTTGAAATTGTAACAAAAGGCGACAATGATGCATTTGGCGCTTACCTTCACATGGGTGGACGTATTGGTGTATTAACACTTCTAGAAGGTACAACAGATGAAGAAGCAGCGAAAGATGTAGCGATGCACGCAGCTGCTTTAAGTCCAAAATACATTTCACGTGATGCAGTATCTCAAGAAGAAGTAGAGCGTGAGCGTGAAGTATTAACGCAACAAGCATTAAACGAAGGTAAACCAGAAAACATCGTTGCGAAAATGGTTGAAGGCCGCATCAGCAAATTCTTTGAAGATATTTGCTTAGTGGATCAAACATTCGTTAAAAACCCTGACCAAAAAGTTGGTCAATTTGTAGCATCTAAAGGTGGAACAGTAAAAGCGCTTGT
- the rpsB gene encoding 30S ribosomal protein S2, translated as MSVISMKQLLEAGVHFGHQTRRWNPKMKKYIFQERNGIYIIDLQKTVRKVEEAYKFVKELAEDGGKVLFVGTKKQAQESVKEEAERSGMYYVNQRWLGGTLTNFSTIQKRVQRLKNIEKMEEDGTFEVLPKKEVVQLKKEHERLVKFLGGIRDMKDLPDALFIIDPRKERIAVAEARKLHIPIVGIVDTNCDPDEIDYVIPANDDAIRAVKLLTGKMADAILEAKQGEETVEVAAAEEVATAE; from the coding sequence ATGTCAGTTATTTCAATGAAACAATTGCTTGAAGCTGGTGTACACTTTGGACACCAAACACGCCGTTGGAACCCAAAAATGAAAAAATATATTTTCCAAGAGCGTAACGGGATCTATATCATCGATCTTCAAAAAACAGTTCGTAAAGTCGAAGAAGCTTATAAATTCGTAAAAGAATTAGCAGAAGATGGCGGAAAAGTTCTTTTCGTTGGTACGAAAAAACAAGCTCAAGAGTCTGTGAAAGAAGAAGCAGAACGTTCTGGTATGTACTATGTAAACCAACGTTGGTTAGGTGGTACATTAACAAACTTCTCGACAATTCAAAAACGTGTACAACGTTTAAAAAACATCGAGAAAATGGAAGAGGATGGAACATTTGAAGTTCTTCCTAAAAAAGAAGTAGTTCAATTGAAAAAAGAACATGAACGCTTAGTGAAATTCTTAGGCGGAATTAGAGATATGAAAGATCTTCCAGATGCATTGTTCATCATTGACCCACGTAAAGAGCGTATTGCGGTTGCTGAAGCTCGCAAATTACACATCCCAATCGTTGGTATTGTTGATACAAACTGTGATCCGGATGAAATCGATTATGTGATCCCAGCAAATGATGATGCGATTCGCGCAGTGAAACTTTTAACTGGAAAAATGGCAGATGCGATTTTAGAAGCTAAACAAGGCGAAGAAACAGTTGAAGTTGCTGCGGCTGAAGAAGTAGCTACTGCTGAGTAA